From the Chitinophaga lutea genome, one window contains:
- a CDS encoding response regulator transcription factor produces MINLGLIEDDNDIRNTLMEFFNDQAGFSCIVAAPSVERFMEQWPAGVQLDLVLSDIGLPGLSGIKGVPLIKKRAPRCQVMMLTVYEEPEKIFQALCAGATGYLHKQTPLLKIKEAVITLMEGGSPMSPGIARKVVAYFNPRSADNLVEKLTPRESQTLQAIEEGLTNKEVAIRLNISLETVKTHIKNIYQKLEVNNRHALITGKYKNGS; encoded by the coding sequence ATGATCAACCTGGGTTTGATAGAAGACGACAACGATATCCGGAACACGCTCATGGAGTTCTTTAACGACCAGGCGGGTTTCAGTTGCATCGTAGCCGCTCCCAGCGTGGAACGGTTCATGGAGCAGTGGCCTGCGGGCGTGCAGCTCGACCTGGTATTGTCGGACATCGGCCTGCCCGGCCTTTCCGGTATCAAGGGCGTGCCGCTGATCAAAAAAAGAGCGCCCCGCTGCCAGGTGATGATGCTCACCGTATACGAAGAACCGGAGAAAATATTCCAAGCCCTCTGCGCCGGCGCCACTGGTTACCTGCACAAACAGACACCGCTGTTAAAGATCAAGGAGGCTGTGATCACGTTGATGGAAGGCGGCTCGCCGATGTCGCCGGGCATTGCCCGTAAGGTGGTGGCGTATTTTAACCCGCGCAGCGCGGATAATCTGGTGGAAAAGCTGACCCCGCGCGAGTCGCAGACATTACAGGCCATCGAAGAAGGGCTCACCAACAAGGAAGTGGCTATCCGCCTCAACATCTCCCTCGAAACCGTCAAAACGCACATTAAAAACATTTATCAGAAACTGGAGGTAAACAACCGCCATGCCCTGATCACTGGAAAATATAAAAACGGAAGCTAA
- a CDS encoding DUF5362 family protein, which produces METNNLLDLQIDPESGSLLSEAAKWGKFLAIVGFVGCGFMLLGGLMLAAMSSTISSQMEAMGGTGAATFYSSGMGTALYIGMAVLYLFPCLYLYRFAGRMQEALRSTDQGVLNSSFANLKSMFKFMGILTIIIIAFSILAFIFAIVAATTLA; this is translated from the coding sequence ATGGAAACTAACAACTTATTGGACCTTCAAATCGACCCCGAATCGGGCAGTCTTTTATCGGAAGCGGCAAAATGGGGAAAATTCCTGGCCATCGTCGGTTTTGTCGGCTGCGGGTTTATGCTCCTGGGCGGCCTGATGCTGGCTGCGATGTCGTCTACCATCAGCAGCCAGATGGAGGCGATGGGTGGGACCGGTGCCGCGACATTCTACAGCAGCGGCATGGGAACGGCGCTGTACATCGGCATGGCCGTACTTTACCTGTTCCCCTGTTTATACCTGTACAGGTTTGCAGGCCGCATGCAGGAAGCCTTGCGCTCCACCGATCAGGGTGTGCTCAACAGTTCTTTCGCCAACCTGAAATCCATGTTCAAATTCATGGGCATCCTGACGATCATTATCATCGCATTCTCCATACTGGCGTTCATATTCGCAATAGTAGCGGCAACCACCCTGGCGTAA